Proteins from a single region of Macrobrachium nipponense isolate FS-2020 chromosome 11, ASM1510439v2, whole genome shotgun sequence:
- the LOC135209613 gene encoding involucrin-like, giving the protein MEKETSDREKEEFHVEKEALDREKEKFHMEKEALDREKEEFDRANKDREHQLQDFNEKSGKLAQLWKTKKEEMQKVEQELYQKIIDFKEMKAEFLKEKELFQKEREDFYQKKQETIHSIERREKLIEEVQLEENLNWNAKKEREVQLEKKIEELEKSNKGKDMQLDELEKSNKGKDRQILINKVEKCNLLHNLYRRGLVDKETVQEFLEDTIHEYRL; this is encoded by the coding sequence ATGGAAAAGGAAACTTCAGATAGGGAAAAGGAAGAATTTCATGTGGAAAAGGAAGCATTAGAtagggaaaaggaaaaatttcataTGGAAAAGGAAGCATTGGATAGGGAAAAGGAAGAATTTGATAGAGCAAACAAAGACAGAGAGCACCAATTACAGGATTTCAATGAAAAATCAGGAAAACTAGCACAACTatggaaaactaaaaaggaagaaATGCAGAAAGTAGAGCAGGAACTCTATCAGAAAATAATAGACTTCAAAGAAATGAAAGCAGAGTTTCTTAAAGAGAAAGAACTGTTTCAAAAGGAAAGGGAAGATTTTTATCAAAAGAAACAGGAGACCATTCATAGTATAGAGAGGCGAGAAAAACTCATAGAGGAAGTGCAGTTAGAGGAAAATTTAAATTggaatgcaaaaaaagaaagggaagtccAGCTGGAGAAGAAGATTGAAGAACTTGAAAAGAGCAATAAAGGAAAAGACATGCAACTGGATGAACTTGAAAAGAGCAATAAAGGAAAAGACAggcaaatattaataaataaggtTGAGAAATGCAATCTTTTGCATAATCTTTACAGAAGGGGACTTGTGGATAAAGAAACGGTGCAAGAATTCTTGGAAGACACGATACACGAATACAGACtataa
- the LOC135209620 gene encoding trichohyalin-like, with product MKESSTEEIENIGTDHLKDKIEGLEFENNQLKEMVQTQMEVMAQRNSEIESLVNLVKGIIAGDGADSNGEDKMAAIREEGCADRLKEGDSSPKCDAGLELLRDLILEMSHEMVGLRMHRLQINELFGLANARAHQIEEQVEQIIELNKEVSRRENRLATANEKLVVLERELLNEQKKTELLEMWARKKDNKIESLTCEVQKLVNGKTQISEEVKHLREDLAAANVKIDRLQEDNCQKEKRILEVERRLEDLANKFEERNAKLKMEGQEERLREERHSGTELCKEIEAYKQQMIAELEHSKRRTKEASKEKLETSATLRQSSFGKELVIELGRLKEQLCIRKESKTPRLGGHVEMLATEDPRQMTSSGETDRVMDITECLPDKDLQEVVGSKDRDMQSLSEVIDHLLKLQRTEKNDDAAALVEMSRGKDVQTQLDKILECMCQRMCQSQPATEDVIILQNTILPAPIQEEEVLLDPKYSTDELISTHEEVLATKQETSSIPKEVLGTSKTEDFISIPENITSEGLALTEEDIMSNSKPVPGEPFIVLEDLGSTAQATPVHPEEPCLTPQTTQEEDELISTQEEVLATKQETSSIPKEILGTSKTIISSEDCLTPQAAPIVQKELFITKQRDAFHVEGAAISGDEQALHNDREALNMERLAQIREKEAFAAEREAFYREKEIFDEGKDAFQREMATFYKEKEEFHMEKEVVDREKEEFHMEKEAVDRRKEALDREKEALEREKEEFDKENKEREHQLQNFNMEKETSDREREEYHMEKEALDKEKEEFDRVLEEFDRENKEREHQLQDFKMEKEEFHMKKEALYKEKEEFHMEREALRKKRKNFI from the exons ATGAAGGAATCGTCCACGGAGGAAATCGAGAACATCGGAACTGACCACCTCAAGGATAAAATTGAAGGTCTGGAATTCGAAAACAACCAATTGAAGGAAATGGTCCAGACTCAAATGGAGGTGATGGCTCAACGGAACAGCGAGATCGAATCACTTGTTAATCTCGTCAAAGGCATAATTGCAGGTGACGGCGCGGATTCAAACGGGGAAGATAAGATGGCCGCCATTCGGGAGGAAGGCTGCGCCGACCGACTAAAGGAAGGAGACAGTAGCCCGAAATGTGATGCTGGACTGGAACTTCTCCGTGACTTGATCCTTGAGATGAGCCACGAAATGGTGGGACTTCGAATGCACAGGCTGCAAATAAACGAATTGTTTGGTCTGGCGAACGCAAGGGCCCACCAGATCGAAGAACAAGTCGAACAAATCATCGAGCTCAACAAGGAAGTTTCCCGACGAGAGAACCGACTCGCGACAGCTAATGAGAAGCTGGTAGTGTTGGAACGCGAGCTCTTGAACgaacaaaagaaaacagaattGTTGGAGATGTGGGCAAGGAAGAAAGATAACAAAATCGAATCTCTAACGTGTGAGGTACAGAAGCTTGTGAACGGAAAGACACAGATTTCAGAGGAAGTGAAACATTTGAGAGAGGATTTGGCTGCGGCAAATGTCAAGATAGACAGACTTCAGGAGGACAATTGCCAGAAGGAGAAACGAATCTTGGAGGTAGAGAGACGATTGGAAGACCTGGCAAACAAATTCGAGGAGAGGAACGCAAAGCTGAAGATGGAGGGTCAGGAAGAGAGACTTAGAGAAGAGAGGCACTCAGGAACAGAACTATGTAAGGAAATAGAGGCTTATAAACAACAGATGATTGCGGAACTCGAACATTCAAAGAGACGCACGAAAGAGGCCTCTAAGGAAAAGCTAGAGACCAGCGCCACGCTCCGCCAAAGTTCATTCGGAAAGGAACTTGTAATTGAGTTAGGAAGACTTAAGGAGCAACTGTGCATTAGGAAGGAGTCGAAAACTCCACGTCTGGGAGGTCACGTAGAGATGCTGGCCACCGAAGACCCGAGGCAAATGACGAGCTCTGGAGAAACAGATAGGGTAATGGACATCACAGAATGCCTCCCTGACAAAGACTTACAAGAGGTTGTGGGGTCAAAGGACAGGGATATGCAGAGTTTGAGTGAGGTGATTGATCACCTCTTGAAACTGCAGAGGACAGAGAAAAACGACGACGCGGCAGCTTTGGTGGAGATG AGCCGAGGAAAGGATGTCCAAACTCAGTTGGATAAGATTCTTGAATGCATGTGCCAACGCATGTGCCAATCACAACCTGCCACTGAGGACGTCATTATTCTGCAAAACACCATCCTACCGGCACCTATCCAGGAGGAAGAAGTCCTCCTTGATCCGAAATATTCAACAGATGAGCTTATTTCCACTCATGAGGAGGTCCTAGCTACCAAACAAGAAACCTCCAGTATTCCAAAGGAAGTCCTGGGAACATCCAAAACAGAGGACTTCATATCCATCCCAGAAAATATAACTTCCGAGGGACTCGCGCTTACAGAGGAAGATATTATGTCAAATTCCAAACCCGTACCAGGGGAACCTTTCATCGTTCTAGAGGACTTGGGCTCCACTGCCCAGGCTACCCCAGTTCATCCAGAAGAGCCCTGTCTCACTCCCCAAACTACCCAGGAGGAAGATGAGCTTATTTCCACTCAGGAGGAGGTCCTAGCTACCAAACAAGAAACCTCCAGTATTCCAAAGGAAATCCTGGGCACATCCAAAACAATTATCTCTTCAGAGGACTGTCTCACTCCCCAGGCTGCCCCAATTGTTCAAAAAGAGCTATTCATAACGAAACAAAGGGATGCCTTCCATGTCGAGGGAGCAGCCATCAGTGGGGATGAACAAGCACTCCATAATGATAGGGAGGCCCTTAATATGGAGAGACTGGCTCAAATTAGGGAGAAAGAAGCCTTTGCTGCAGAAAGAGAAGCCTTctacagagaaaaagaaatatttgatgAGGGCAAGGATGCCTTCCAAAGAGAAATGGCAACTTTctacaaggaaaaggaagaatttcATATGGAAAAGGAAGTAGTAGATAGGGAAAAGGAAGAATTTCATATGGAAAAGGAAGCAGTAGATAGGAGAAAGGAAGCATTAGATAGGGAAAAGGAAGCAttagaaagggaaaaggaagaatttgataaggaaaacaaagaaagagagcACCAATTACAGAATTTCAATATGGAAAAGGAAACTTCAGATAGGGAAAGGGAAGAATATCATATGGAAAAGGAAGCATTagacaaggaaaaggaagaatttgaTCGGGTGTTGGAAGAATTTGATAGggaaaacaaagaaagagagcaccaattacaggatttcaaaatggaaaaggaagaatttcatatgaaaaaggAAGCATTAtataaggaaaaggaagaatttcATATGGAAAGGGAAGCATTAcgtaagaaaaggaagaatttcatATAG